A portion of the Sandaracinobacteroides saxicola genome contains these proteins:
- the nuoL gene encoding NADH-quinone oxidoreductase subunit L, giving the protein MIQAIVFLPLLAFLIAGLGNRAIGNTAAKLVTTGALFVSAALSWVVFIGLMGGAPAQDVQVLEWFASGDLAVNWSLKEDMLTGVMLVVITSVSALVHLYSWGYMAEDPDQPRFFAYLSLFTFAMLMLVTGDNLVQIFFGWEGVGLASYLLIGFWYNKPSATAAAIKAFVVNRVGDFGFMLGIFALFMLTGTVELDAILKALPGMAGTTFEFLGAQADALTCVALLLFVGACGKSAQFLLHTWLPDAMEGPTPVSALIHAATMVTAGVFLVCRMSPLFEAAPVAATVVTYVGAMTAIFAATVGTVQTDIKRVIAYSTCSQLGYMFFAAGVGAYGAAMFHLFTHAFFKALLFLGAGSVIHAMHHEQDMRFYGGLRKSIPFTFAAMVIGTVALTGLNFTSGYYSKDAILFAAFINGSEHAMVAFWVGLGAALLTSFYSWRLIFLTFFGTPRWAGSEHIAHAVHHDGHHHAHGDAQGDPTAGYHPHESPWTMMVPLALLSVGALFAGFLFHDAFTGSVNAFWNGAIVHSAAFYERLEAVPGWVHWAPFVVMATGFLIAFRNYILDPAAPARFVAHWRVLHDFLVHKWYFDELYDWLFVRPAKAIGRFFWQRGDVGVIDRFGPDGVSAVVAAGSGVARRFQTGYLYSYALVMLLGVAAAATFFMVRG; this is encoded by the coding sequence ATGATTCAGGCCATCGTCTTTCTGCCGTTGCTGGCGTTCCTGATCGCCGGGCTGGGCAATCGCGCCATCGGCAACACCGCGGCCAAGCTGGTGACGACGGGGGCGCTGTTCGTCTCCGCGGCGCTGAGCTGGGTGGTGTTCATCGGGCTGATGGGCGGCGCGCCGGCGCAGGATGTGCAGGTGCTGGAATGGTTCGCCTCCGGCGATCTGGCGGTGAACTGGTCGTTGAAGGAGGACATGCTGACGGGTGTGATGCTGGTGGTGATCACCAGCGTGTCGGCGCTGGTGCATCTCTATAGCTGGGGCTATATGGCGGAGGATCCGGATCAGCCGCGCTTCTTCGCCTATCTGTCGCTCTTCACTTTCGCCATGCTGATGCTGGTGACGGGCGACAATCTGGTGCAGATCTTCTTCGGCTGGGAGGGGGTCGGTCTCGCCTCCTATCTGCTGATCGGGTTCTGGTACAACAAGCCGAGCGCGACGGCCGCGGCGATCAAGGCGTTCGTGGTGAACCGGGTGGGCGATTTCGGCTTCATGCTGGGGATTTTCGCCCTGTTCATGCTGACCGGCACGGTCGAGCTGGACGCGATCCTGAAGGCGCTGCCGGGGATGGCGGGGACGACGTTCGAGTTTCTGGGCGCGCAGGCGGATGCGCTGACCTGCGTGGCGCTGCTGCTGTTCGTGGGGGCGTGCGGGAAATCGGCGCAGTTCCTGCTGCATACCTGGCTGCCGGACGCGATGGAGGGGCCCACGCCGGTTTCCGCGCTGATCCACGCGGCGACGATGGTGACGGCGGGCGTGTTCCTGGTGTGCCGCATGTCGCCGCTGTTCGAGGCGGCGCCGGTGGCGGCGACGGTGGTGACTTATGTGGGCGCGATGACGGCGATCTTTGCCGCGACGGTGGGCACGGTGCAGACCGATATCAAGCGGGTGATCGCCTATTCGACCTGCTCGCAGCTGGGATACATGTTCTTTGCCGCCGGCGTCGGCGCCTATGGCGCGGCGATGTTCCATCTGTTCACGCACGCTTTCTTCAAGGCGCTGCTGTTCCTGGGCGCGGGGAGCGTGATCCACGCCATGCACCATGAGCAGGACATGCGGTTTTATGGCGGGTTGCGGAAGTCGATCCCGTTCACCTTCGCCGCGATGGTGATCGGGACGGTGGCGCTGACGGGGCTGAACTTCACGTCCGGCTATTATTCCAAGGATGCGATCCTGTTCGCGGCTTTCATCAATGGCAGCGAGCATGCGATGGTGGCCTTCTGGGTGGGGCTGGGGGCGGCGCTGCTGACGAGTTTCTATAGCTGGCGGTTGATCTTCCTGACCTTTTTCGGGACGCCGCGCTGGGCGGGCAGCGAGCATATCGCGCATGCGGTGCATCATGACGGGCATCATCATGCCCATGGCGATGCGCAGGGAGACCCGACGGCGGGATATCATCCGCATGAAAGCCCGTGGACGATGATGGTGCCGCTGGCGCTGCTGAGCGTGGGGGCGCTGTTCGCCGGGTTCCTGTTCCATGACGCCTTCACCGGTAGCGTGAACGCGTTCTGGAATGGCGCCATCGTGCACAGCGCGGCCTTCTATGAGCGGCTGGAGGCGGTGCCGGGCTGGGTGCACTGGGCGCCGTTCGTGGTGATGGCGACCGGTTTTCTGATCGCGTTCCGGAATTACATTCTCGATCCGGCGGCGCCGGCGCGGTTCGTGGCGCACTGGCGGGTGCTGCATGATTTCCTGGTGCACAAATGGTATTTCGACGAGCTGTATGACTGGTTGTTCGTGCGGCCGGCGAAGGCCATCGGGCGGTTTTTCTGGCAGCGCGGTGATGTCGGCGTGATCGACCGCTTCGGGCCGGACGGGGTGAGCGCGGTGGTGGCGGCGGGCAGCGGGGTCGCGCGGCGGTTCCAGACCGGCTATCTCTACAGCTATGCGCTGGTGATGCTGCTGGGCGTGGCGGCGGCGGCGACATTTTTCATGGTTCGCGGTTGA
- the nuoH gene encoding NADH-quinone oxidoreductase subunit NuoH, with protein sequence MTEFFQSYLGAGFGYVVAHLILILLIALPVMAVMALSTYFDRKIWAMMQLRRGPNVVGPFGVLQPFADGIKLFLKETIIPTGANKGVFLIAPMISFVLALVAWAVIPFSAEWVLADINVGLLFLFAVSSMGVYGIIMSGWASNSKYPFLGGLRSAAQMVSYEVSIGFVIVCVVLYASSFNLNDIIESQRGNVFGFVNGNVFNPLLFPMFVIFVISALAETNRPPFDLPEAEAELVAGYQVEYSSMAFALFFLGEYMNILLMCMLTAVLFLGGWLPPAEWAPLYHVPGLVWIFLKACFVFFIFAWVKATVPRYRYDQLMRLGWKVFLPLSLFWVVLVSGWLVFTGHFSGTAG encoded by the coding sequence ATGACCGAGTTCTTTCAAAGCTATCTCGGCGCCGGCTTCGGCTATGTCGTGGCGCATCTGATCCTGATCCTGCTGATCGCGCTGCCGGTGATGGCGGTGATGGCGCTGAGCACCTATTTCGACCGGAAAATCTGGGCGATGATGCAGCTGCGGCGCGGGCCCAATGTGGTGGGGCCATTCGGGGTGCTGCAACCCTTTGCCGACGGCATCAAGCTGTTCCTGAAGGAGACGATCATCCCGACGGGCGCCAACAAGGGTGTGTTCCTGATCGCGCCGATGATCAGTTTCGTGCTGGCGCTGGTGGCTTGGGCGGTCATTCCGTTCAGCGCGGAATGGGTGCTGGCGGACATCAACGTGGGGCTGCTGTTCCTGTTCGCGGTGAGCTCGATGGGGGTTTACGGCATCATCATGTCGGGCTGGGCGTCGAACTCCAAATATCCGTTTCTGGGCGGGCTGCGGTCCGCGGCGCAGATGGTGAGCTATGAGGTCAGCATCGGCTTCGTGATCGTTTGCGTGGTGCTCTATGCCAGCAGCTTCAACCTGAATGACATCATCGAGAGCCAGCGCGGCAATGTCTTCGGGTTCGTGAACGGCAATGTGTTCAATCCGCTGCTGTTTCCGATGTTTGTGATCTTCGTGATCAGCGCGCTTGCCGAGACCAACCGGCCGCCGTTCGATTTGCCGGAGGCGGAAGCGGAGCTGGTGGCGGGCTATCAGGTGGAATATTCGTCGATGGCGTTCGCGCTGTTCTTTTTGGGCGAATATATGAACATCCTGTTGATGTGCATGTTGACGGCGGTGCTGTTTTTGGGTGGGTGGCTGCCGCCGGCGGAATGGGCGCCGCTCTATCATGTGCCGGGGCTGGTGTGGATTTTCCTGAAGGCTTGTTTTGTGTTCTTCATCTTTGCCTGGGTGAAGGCGACGGTGCCGCGCTATCGCTATGACCAGCTGATGCGGCTGGGGTGGAAGGTGTTCCTGCCGCTCAGCCTGTTCTGGGTGGTGCTGGTGAGCGGCTGGCTGGTGTTCACGGGGCATTTTTCGGGGACTGCCGGATGA
- a CDS encoding type III pantothenate kinase: protein MLLAIDVGNTNIVFALCEGSAIAHRWRIRTEGARTADEYAVWLNQLLTLEGLAFGSIGAAIIATVVPQTLFNLQRLCRKYLGVEPLVANGDFDWGLRINLPNPAEVGADRLVNAVAAHARYSGALIVVDFGTATTFDVVGADGAYEGGVIAPGINLSMDALYQAAAKLPRIAVEPPPEGAGAIGKSTVHAMQSGVFWGYVGLIEGLVARLGAEIAAPVTTIATGGLATLFGRHTSALNKVEPDLTIDGLIILHARNIKD from the coding sequence ATGCTGCTGGCGATCGATGTGGGGAATACCAATATCGTGTTCGCGCTGTGCGAGGGCAGTGCCATCGCGCATCGCTGGCGCATCCGCACCGAGGGGGCGCGGACGGCGGATGAATATGCCGTGTGGCTGAACCAGCTGCTGACGCTGGAGGGGCTGGCGTTCGGCAGCATCGGCGCGGCGATCATCGCGACGGTGGTGCCGCAGACACTGTTCAACCTGCAGCGGCTGTGCCGGAAATATCTGGGGGTGGAGCCGCTTGTCGCGAACGGTGATTTCGACTGGGGCTTGCGCATCAACCTGCCCAATCCGGCCGAGGTGGGCGCCGACCGGCTGGTGAATGCCGTGGCGGCGCATGCGCGTTATTCGGGCGCGCTGATCGTGGTGGATTTCGGCACGGCGACAACCTTCGATGTGGTGGGGGCGGACGGCGCCTATGAAGGCGGGGTGATCGCGCCGGGCATCAACCTGAGCATGGATGCGCTGTACCAGGCGGCGGCGAAGCTGCCGCGGATCGCGGTGGAGCCGCCGCCGGAGGGGGCGGGGGCGATCGGCAAGTCGACGGTGCATGCCATGCAGTCCGGCGTGTTCTGGGGCTATGTCGGCCTGATCGAGGGGCTGGTGGCGCGGCTGGGCGCGGAAATTGCCGCACCGGTGACCACCATCGCAACCGGAGGGTTGGCAACGCTGTTCGGACGGCATACATCGGCGTTGAACAAGGTCGAACCCGACCTGACCATCGACGGGCTGATCATTCTTCACGCCCGCAATATAAAAGATTGA
- a CDS encoding NADH-quinone oxidoreductase subunit M, producing MLSVMILLPLAVALAVLFLPGDEAARARTARWLALATTLLLFVAGCVLWARFDSSTAAFQFTERAELFGGLFSWHLGVDGISLVLILLSVFLMPLCILAGWDSVKTRVPEYLAYFLVMEALMIGVFASLDLFLFYIFFEAGLIPMYLIIGIWGGKRRIYASYKFFLYTLLGSVLMLLAMLWMVRTAGTTDIPALMAYDFPVQAQGWLWAAFFASFAVKMPMWPVHTWLPDAHVEAPTAGSMILAGVLLKMGGYGFIRFSLPMFPDASVAHMWIVFALSMVAVVYTSLVALVQNDMKKLIAYSSVAHMAFVTGGLFAFNTQGIEGAMVVMLSHGFVSAALFFCVGVIYDRLHTREIAAYGDLSTTMPRYAVLFLLFTMASIALPGTSGFVGEFLALTGMFRANTWFAFVMTTGVILGAAYMLWLYARVSYGRAAGAETAAMPDLNRREYAILVPLAVVTLWMGVYPKPFMEPLRAPVASLMARLESAKAPQTPVVLAKAEVK from the coding sequence ATGTTGAGTGTGATGATCCTGTTGCCGCTGGCGGTGGCGCTGGCGGTGCTGTTCCTGCCCGGCGATGAGGCGGCGCGGGCGCGGACCGCGCGCTGGCTGGCGCTGGCGACGACGCTGCTGCTGTTCGTGGCGGGCTGCGTGCTGTGGGCACGGTTCGACAGCAGCACGGCGGCGTTCCAGTTCACCGAGCGGGCGGAGCTGTTCGGTGGGCTGTTCAGCTGGCACCTGGGGGTGGATGGCATCAGCCTGGTGCTGATCCTGCTGTCGGTGTTCCTGATGCCGCTGTGCATCCTGGCGGGCTGGGACAGCGTGAAGACGCGGGTGCCGGAATATCTCGCCTATTTCCTGGTGATGGAGGCGCTGATGATCGGCGTCTTTGCCAGCCTGGACCTGTTCCTGTTCTACATCTTCTTCGAGGCTGGCCTCATTCCGATGTATCTGATCATCGGCATCTGGGGCGGGAAGCGGCGGATCTACGCCAGCTACAAATTCTTCCTCTACACGCTGCTGGGCAGCGTGCTGATGCTGCTCGCCATGCTGTGGATGGTGCGGACGGCGGGGACGACCGACATTCCGGCGCTGATGGCCTATGACTTCCCGGTGCAGGCGCAGGGCTGGCTGTGGGCGGCGTTCTTTGCGAGTTTCGCGGTGAAGATGCCGATGTGGCCGGTGCACACCTGGCTGCCGGACGCGCATGTGGAGGCGCCGACCGCGGGCTCGATGATCCTGGCGGGCGTGCTCTTGAAGATGGGGGGCTATGGCTTCATCCGCTTTTCGCTGCCGATGTTCCCGGATGCCAGCGTCGCCCATATGTGGATCGTGTTCGCGCTGTCGATGGTGGCGGTGGTTTACACCAGCCTGGTGGCGCTGGTGCAGAATGACATGAAGAAGCTGATCGCCTATTCATCGGTGGCGCACATGGCGTTCGTGACCGGCGGGCTGTTCGCGTTCAACACGCAGGGCATCGAGGGCGCGATGGTGGTGATGCTGAGCCATGGCTTCGTGTCGGCGGCGCTGTTCTTCTGCGTGGGGGTGATCTACGACCGGCTGCACACGCGGGAGATTGCCGCCTATGGCGATCTGTCGACGACGATGCCGCGCTATGCCGTGCTGTTCCTGCTGTTCACGATGGCGAGCATCGCGCTGCCCGGCACCAGCGGGTTCGTGGGCGAGTTCCTGGCGCTTACGGGCATGTTCCGGGCGAACACATGGTTCGCGTTCGTGATGACCACGGGGGTGATTTTGGGCGCGGCCTATATGCTGTGGCTCTATGCCCGCGTGTCCTATGGCCGGGCGGCGGGGGCGGAGACGGCGGCGATGCCGGACCTGAACAGGCGCGAATATGCCATCCTGGTACCGCTGGCCGTGGTGACGCTGTGGATGGGCGTCTATCCCAAGCCGTTCATGGAGCCGCTGCGGGCGCCGGTCGCGAGCCTGATGGCGCGGCTGGAGAGCGCGAAGGCACCGCAGACGCCGGTGGTTCTGGCGAAGGCTGAGGTGAAATGA
- a CDS encoding ribonuclease J — translation MTQKNKLFFLPLGGSGEIGMNVNLYGIGPDVERAKWIMVDLGMTFADPSLPGVELVLPDLQFIEERLDNLLGIILTHGHEDHIGAIPYLAGDLDAPLYATPFTAGLIRKKLDEEGIANRVKLHVVPMGGTVTLGDFSARYVALAHSIPEGNALVIDTPLGRIFHTGDWKFDERPLLGDPASEADLRAIGDSGVLALVGDSTNAFNEVASGSEGDVRDGLIKLIKGRKTGRVLVTTFASNATRLDTLAAVARETGRRLVLAGRSMERIRDVAKATGYLKDFPETMSWEAAANARPETLLILSTGTQGEPMAALARIAEGTHPIKLERGDLVVYSSKQIPGNEIAIGRVQNALAARGIEIIGEKQAYVHVSGHPGRPELRAMYDWIRPEIAIPVHGERRHMEEHARLARAQGVPQAVVPMNGTVIRLAPGKAEIVGHEPVGRLVLDGDVILPADGATLNMRRKLGHGGVITCALLFDRKGALATDPIVTALGVPVEDEADDFVAELREAAEKAANKVGNRDERRLVDEVKVALRRVSKAWTGKKPLTEVTLAKF, via the coding sequence ATGACCCAAAAAAATAAACTGTTCTTCCTGCCGTTGGGCGGGTCTGGCGAGATTGGCATGAACGTCAACCTCTATGGCATCGGGCCGGATGTCGAGCGTGCCAAGTGGATCATGGTCGACCTGGGGATGACATTCGCCGATCCCAGCCTGCCCGGCGTGGAGCTGGTGCTGCCCGACTTGCAGTTCATCGAGGAGCGGCTGGACAATCTGCTGGGCATCATCCTGACGCACGGCCATGAGGACCATATCGGCGCCATTCCCTATTTGGCGGGCGATCTCGACGCGCCGCTTTATGCGACGCCGTTCACCGCGGGGCTGATCCGCAAGAAGCTGGACGAGGAGGGCATCGCCAACAGGGTGAAGCTGCATGTCGTGCCGATGGGCGGGACGGTGACGCTGGGCGATTTCAGCGCCCGCTATGTGGCGCTGGCGCACAGCATTCCCGAGGGCAATGCGCTGGTGATCGACACGCCGCTGGGGCGGATTTTCCACACCGGCGACTGGAAGTTCGACGAGCGCCCGCTGCTGGGCGATCCGGCGTCCGAGGCCGACCTGCGGGCGATCGGCGATTCGGGCGTGCTGGCGCTGGTGGGGGACAGCACCAACGCCTTCAACGAGGTAGCGAGCGGCAGCGAGGGGGATGTCCGCGATGGCCTGATCAAGCTGATCAAGGGGCGCAAGACCGGCCGCGTGCTGGTGACGACCTTTGCCAGCAACGCGACGCGGCTGGACACGCTGGCGGCGGTGGCGCGGGAGACCGGCCGGCGGCTGGTGCTGGCCGGGCGGAGCATGGAGCGCATCCGCGACGTGGCGAAGGCGACCGGTTACCTGAAGGATTTTCCCGAGACGATGAGCTGGGAGGCGGCGGCGAATGCGCGGCCGGAGACGCTGTTGATCCTGTCCACCGGCACCCAGGGCGAGCCGATGGCGGCGCTGGCGCGGATCGCGGAGGGCACGCACCCGATCAAGCTGGAGCGCGGCGACCTGGTGGTCTATTCATCGAAGCAGATTCCGGGGAACGAGATCGCGATCGGGCGGGTGCAGAATGCGCTGGCGGCGCGCGGCATCGAGATCATCGGCGAGAAGCAGGCCTATGTGCATGTCAGCGGCCATCCGGGACGGCCGGAGCTGCGGGCGATGTACGACTGGATCCGGCCGGAGATCGCCATTCCGGTGCATGGCGAGCGCCGGCACATGGAGGAACATGCGCGGCTGGCGCGGGCGCAGGGCGTGCCGCAGGCGGTGGTGCCGATGAACGGCACGGTCATTCGGTTGGCCCCGGGCAAGGCGGAGATCGTGGGCCATGAACCGGTCGGCCGGCTGGTGCTGGACGGCGACGTGATCCTGCCGGCGGACGGCGCGACGCTGAACATGCGGCGCAAGCTGGGGCATGGCGGGGTCATCACCTGCGCGCTGCTGTTCGACCGCAAGGGGGCGCTGGCGACCGATCCGATCGTGACGGCGCTGGGGGTGCCGGTGGAGGATGAGGCCGATGATTTCGTGGCCGAGCTGCGCGAGGCGGCGGAGAAGGCGGCGAACAAGGTAGGGAACCGCGACGAGCGGCGGCTGGTGGATGAGGTGAAGGTGGCGCTGCGCCGGGTAAGCAAGGCGTGGACGGGGAAGAAGCCGCTGACCGAGGTGACGCTGGCGAAGTTCTGA
- the nuoN gene encoding NADH-quinone oxidoreductase subunit NuoN, which yields MSGLWQSLAVGAPEVILAAGAMVLLLIGVFRGDRSLVGLSWGAVVLFALAGASLIDDGPGRVLAWNGLYVADALSAFLKVVILIGAAVSVLLALPYLKRTRTARFEYPVLIVLATLGMGIMVSANNLLTLYIGLELMSLSAYVLAAFHRQEVKSAEAGLKYFVLGALSSGVLLYGVSLVYGFAGTTAFQGIGAALTGTRSIGALVGLTFVLAGLAFKISAVPFHMWTPDVYEGAPTPVAAFFASAPKVAAMGLLLRVAMDAFGGMVADWRQVVIFMAIASMLLGAVAAIGQSNVKRLLAYSSINNVGFALIGLAAATPAGISAVLFYMAVYLVMTLGSFLCVLALTDADGRAVETLDDLAGLVRTRPWLATALALFMFSLAGIPPLFGFMPKLAVFNAAVAANLWPLAVIGVLASVVGAYYYLRVVKILFFDAPAGVVVTGGSRLNGAMLAAAAVFCSPAGYLLLGPLGVATRRAAASLF from the coding sequence ATGAGCGGCTTGTGGCAATCGCTGGCGGTGGGCGCGCCGGAAGTGATCCTGGCGGCGGGCGCGATGGTGCTGCTGCTGATCGGGGTGTTCCGGGGCGACCGCTCGCTGGTGGGGCTGAGCTGGGGTGCGGTTGTGCTGTTCGCGCTGGCCGGTGCCAGCCTGATCGATGACGGCCCGGGCCGGGTGCTGGCGTGGAACGGGCTGTATGTCGCGGACGCGTTGAGCGCGTTCCTGAAGGTGGTGATCCTGATCGGTGCCGCGGTGTCGGTGCTGCTGGCGCTGCCCTATCTGAAACGCACGCGCACGGCGCGGTTCGAATATCCGGTGCTGATCGTGCTGGCGACGCTGGGCATGGGGATCATGGTCAGCGCCAACAACCTGCTGACGCTGTATATCGGGCTGGAGCTGATGAGCCTGTCGGCGTACGTCTTGGCGGCGTTTCACCGGCAGGAGGTGAAGAGCGCGGAGGCGGGGCTGAAATATTTCGTGCTGGGGGCGCTGTCCTCGGGCGTGCTGCTGTATGGCGTGAGCCTGGTCTATGGCTTTGCCGGGACGACGGCGTTTCAGGGGATCGGCGCGGCGTTGACGGGGACGCGGAGCATCGGCGCGCTGGTGGGGCTGACCTTCGTGCTGGCGGGGCTGGCGTTCAAGATCAGCGCGGTGCCGTTCCACATGTGGACGCCGGACGTGTATGAGGGCGCGCCGACGCCGGTGGCGGCGTTCTTCGCCAGCGCGCCGAAGGTGGCCGCCATGGGCCTGTTGCTGCGGGTGGCGATGGATGCGTTCGGCGGGATGGTGGCGGACTGGCGGCAGGTGGTGATCTTCATGGCCATCGCCTCCATGCTGCTGGGGGCGGTGGCGGCGATCGGCCAGAGCAATGTGAAGCGGCTGCTGGCCTATTCGAGCATCAACAATGTGGGGTTTGCGCTGATCGGGCTCGCGGCGGCGACGCCGGCGGGGATCAGCGCGGTGCTGTTCTACATGGCGGTCTATCTGGTGATGACGCTGGGCAGCTTCCTGTGCGTGCTGGCGCTCACCGACGCCGACGGCCGGGCGGTGGAGACGCTCGACGATCTGGCGGGACTGGTGCGGACGCGGCCGTGGCTGGCGACGGCGCTGGCGCTGTTCATGTTCAGCCTGGCGGGGATTCCGCCGCTGTTCGGCTTCATGCCGAAGCTCGCCGTGTTCAACGCGGCGGTGGCGGCGAACCTGTGGCCGCTGGCGGTGATCGGCGTGCTGGCGAGCGTGGTGGGCGCCTATTATTACCTGCGCGTGGTGAAGATACTGTTCTTCGATGCGCCGGCAGGCGTGGTGGTGACGGGTGGCAGCCGGCTGAACGGCGCGATGCTGGCGGCGGCGGCGGTTTTCTGCTCGCCGGCGGGGTATCTGCTGCTGGGGCCGCTGGGCGTGGCGACGCGGCGGGCGGCGGCGAGCCTGTTCTGA
- a CDS encoding biotin--[acetyl-CoA-carboxylase] ligase, which yields MIEHLAEVGSTNDWLLARAAGLADGQWVRADVQTAGRGRRARAWSSPAGNLHASVLVTATERPRQELSFVAALALHDALSALFPPPRPLAIQIKWPNDVLLDGAKVAGILLEAAGAALVIGFGVNLAHYPPDAGYRATSLAARGVTVTPAAFAARLAAAFAARRAQWVAGGFAGIRADWLARAAFREGAIEARLPGETVVGVMAGLEADGALALRLPDGSLRRIYAADIFGV from the coding sequence CTGATCGAGCATCTGGCCGAGGTCGGCTCGACCAACGACTGGCTGCTGGCGCGGGCGGCGGGGCTGGCGGATGGACAGTGGGTGCGCGCCGATGTGCAGACGGCGGGGCGTGGGCGGCGGGCGCGGGCGTGGAGCAGCCCGGCGGGCAATCTGCATGCGAGCGTGCTGGTGACGGCCACGGAGCGCCCGCGGCAGGAGCTGAGTTTCGTGGCGGCGCTGGCGCTGCATGATGCGTTGTCGGCGCTGTTTCCCCCACCCCGCCCGCTGGCGATACAGATCAAATGGCCGAATGATGTGCTGCTGGATGGGGCGAAGGTGGCGGGCATCCTGCTGGAGGCGGCGGGGGCGGCGCTGGTGATCGGGTTCGGCGTGAACCTGGCGCATTATCCCCCCGATGCGGGGTATCGCGCGACCAGCCTGGCGGCGCGGGGGGTGACCGTGACGCCGGCGGCTTTCGCGGCGCGGCTGGCGGCGGCGTTCGCGGCCCGGCGGGCACAATGGGTGGCCGGGGGGTTCGCAGGGATACGGGCGGACTGGCTGGCGCGGGCGGCATTCCGGGAGGGTGCGATCGAGGCGCGGTTGCCGGGGGAGACGGTGGTGGGCGTGATGGCGGGGCTGGAGGCGGATGGCGCGCTGGCTTTGCGCTTGCCCGATGGTTCGCTGCGGCGCATTTATGCCGCTGATATCTTTGGGGTGTAG
- the nuoI gene encoding NADH-quinone oxidoreductase subunit NuoI, with translation MNALVRGAKSLLLIEFVKGLWLTLSYSLRAKKTVNYPHEKGPLSPRFRGEHALRRYANGEERCIACKLCEAVCPAQAITIEAEPREDGSRRTTRYDIDMTKCIYCGFCQEACPVDAIVEGPNFEFATETREELLYDKAKLLANGERWERAIAANLAADAPYR, from the coding sequence ATGAACGCGCTGGTGCGGGGTGCGAAATCGCTGTTGTTGATCGAGTTCGTGAAGGGCTTGTGGCTGACGCTGAGTTACAGCCTGCGGGCAAAGAAGACGGTGAATTACCCGCATGAGAAGGGGCCGCTGTCCCCCCGTTTCAGGGGTGAACATGCGTTGCGGCGCTATGCCAATGGCGAGGAGCGCTGCATCGCGTGCAAGCTGTGCGAGGCGGTGTGCCCGGCGCAGGCGATCACCATCGAGGCGGAGCCGCGCGAGGACGGCAGCCGGCGGACGACGCGATACGACATCGACATGACGAAGTGCATCTATTGCGGCTTCTGCCAGGAGGCGTGCCCGGTGGATGCGATCGTGGAGGGGCCGAATTTCGAGTTCGCCACCGAGACGCGGGAAGAGCTGCTGTATGACAAGGCGAAGCTGCTGGCGAATGGCGAGCGGTGGGAGCGGGCGATCGCCGCCAACCTTGCCGCCGACGCGCCGTATCGGTAA
- the nuoK gene encoding NADH-quinone oxidoreductase subunit NuoK: protein MIGLGHYLGVGAILFTLGVLGIFINRKNVIVILMSVELILLAVNINLVAFSVFLGDMVGQVFAMFVLTVAAGEAAIGLAILVIYFRNRGSIAVDDVSVMRG, encoded by the coding sequence ATGATCGGGCTGGGCCATTATCTGGGGGTCGGCGCGATCCTGTTCACGCTGGGCGTGCTGGGGATTTTCATCAACCGGAAGAATGTGATCGTCATCCTGATGTCGGTGGAGCTGATCCTGCTGGCCGTGAACATCAACCTGGTGGCGTTCAGCGTGTTCCTGGGGGACATGGTGGGGCAGGTGTTCGCGATGTTCGTGCTGACGGTGGCGGCGGGCGAGGCGGCGATCGGCCTGGCGATCCTGGTGATCTATTTCCGCAACCGGGGCAGCATTGCCGTGGATGATGTATCGGTGATGCGCGGATGA
- a CDS encoding NADH-quinone oxidoreductase subunit J translates to MVQAFIFYLFAGIVCLSGLMVILARNPVHSVLWLILAFFNAAGLFLLIGAEFLAMILVIVYVGAVAVLFLFVVMMLDIDFSELRAGFTRYLPFGLAIAGVLLAELVILGASWDFSPVALGSRAAVPGAGLSNTQALGTILYTDYLFVFQASGMILLTAMIGAIVLTHRQRPGVKRQDVGKQNARTAENAVALTKPALGAGVDTAEGVK, encoded by the coding sequence GTGGTTCAGGCCTTCATCTTTTACCTGTTCGCCGGCATCGTCTGCCTTTCCGGGCTGATGGTGATCCTGGCGCGCAACCCGGTGCACAGCGTGCTGTGGCTGATCCTGGCGTTTTTCAACGCCGCCGGGCTGTTCCTGCTGATCGGCGCCGAGTTCCTGGCGATGATCCTGGTGATCGTTTATGTCGGCGCGGTCGCGGTGCTGTTCCTGTTCGTGGTGATGATGCTGGACATCGATTTCAGCGAACTGCGCGCCGGGTTCACGCGATATTTGCCGTTCGGGCTGGCGATTGCCGGCGTGCTGCTGGCGGAGCTGGTGATCCTGGGTGCGAGCTGGGATTTCTCTCCGGTGGCGCTGGGCAGCCGTGCGGCGGTGCCGGGGGCGGGGTTGAGCAATACGCAGGCGCTGGGGACGATATTGTACACCGATTATCTGTTCGTGTTTCAGGCGAGCGGCATGATCCTGCTGACGGCGATGATCGGGGCCATCGTGCTGACGCACCGGCAGCGGCCGGGGGTGAAGCGGCAGGATGTGGGCAAGCAGAATGCGCGGACGGCGGAGAATGCGGTCGCCTTGACGAAGCCGGCGCTGGGCGCGGGCGTGGATACCGCGGAAGGCGTCAAATGA